CGTCGGCCTCGGCCCGCAGATCGGCCATCGCCTGCTCCAGGCCCTGCTTCTCCCGTTCTGCGGCCTCGAGCTGCGCCCGCACGGCATCGGCTTCCTCGCGCAGCCCACGGGCACGCTCGTCGGCCTCGCCCTGCTGCCGGGCCAGAACCGCCTCGAGCTCGACCACCCGCGACACGCCTTCCGTCTCCAGCGTCCGTGCGGCATCGGCCTCGGCCCGCAGCTCGGCTATCGCCTGCTCCAGGCGCTGCTTCTCGTGCCCCACGGCCTCGAGCGCGTCCTCGAGCCGCTGGGCGTGGTCGCGGGCGTCTGCCAGCTCGCGCCCGCGCGCGGCCAGCACGTCGGCGGCTTCGTGGAACGCGCGCAGCTGCGCGTCCACCTCGCGCTGCCGTTCGGCCAGCGTCGCTTCGAGCGCCGTGACCCGCGCTCCGGCCTCGGCCTCCCGAAGACGCAGCGCGTCCACGTCGGTCTGCTGGCCGGCCAGGACCGCTTCGAGCTCCGCGACGCGCGCGGTGGCGTCGGCCTCGCGCGCGCGTGTCGCATCGACCTCCGCCCGAAGGTCGTCGAGCGCGCTCTCCAGTCGCCGGCCGTGCGATTGCGCCGCCTCGAGCGTGGCCGCGAGCTGTCCGACCCGGGCCTCAGCGACGGCCAGATCGCGCCCCTGCACCGCCTGCGCTTCCGGCGGCAAGGCGGCCGCCGCCTCGGCCTGCGCCGTGGCTGCGGCCAGGGCCGCGCGCAGGACCTCGACCTCCGCGCGGTGTTCCTCCTCGAGCTGCTGCAGCCGCAGGGCCCGACGCGCGGCGTCGACCGCTTCCCGGGCCTGCTGATCCTCGGCGTCCCTGAGCCGCTGTTCGAACGCCGCCCGGTCGGACTCCCACCGCTCACGGGCCGCGGCCAGCTCCGAGGCCAGGCGGGCGGCCTCTTCATCGGCGAGGCGCTGCGCCTCGGCGGCCGCCTCCGCGACCGCCCGGCGCTCGTCGAGTTCCTCGCTCAGCGCTTCGACCTTCACGCGCCAGGCCCCGACATCCTCTGACGCTTCGGCCGATCGCGCGAGCGCGCCGTCGACCTCGGCGCGCAGGGCATCGAGGGCGACGTGCATCGAGGCCGGGGCAGTGTCCGGGGCGAGGGAGCCGGCGGGTGAGGCCGAAACCGGAGCGAGGTGAACCGCCGCCAGCACTTCCGTTCCGAGGCCCTCCCGGCGAAACGGCGTACCTCGCAGGTCGACGCGGCGGCCCTCTCCGTCGACGCCGGTCACCGTCAGCGTGGCCTGCGCTGGCTCGCCGCCGCACACGGAGGCGAGGAGGGTGGCCACTGCGGTCCGCGAGGCGGGTTCGGCGAGGGCGACCAGGTTCTTGCCGACGACCTGCTGTGGACGGCTCGCGCCGAAGATGGCCAGGCCGGACAGGTTGACCGCCAGCAGCGACCCGTCACGCGCGATACGCAGGACGCCGTGCGGCAGCGTTTCGACCACCGTCCTCAGCCGCAGCTCGCGGGCGCGGAGGCCCTCGATCTCGCGGCGCGCCCGCTCGCGGATCACCGACTGTTCGCAGTGGCGGACGAGGGTGTCGAGGGCGCCCGGCGGGCCCGCAGCCGTCGCCCCTCGGCGCCGGTACGTCGCCTCGCGGGCAGGGCCCGCTCCGGTGACGACGAACACCGGGTGTCCACTGGCCCGGTCGGCCAGCGTTCCGACGGCATGGAGGACCTGAGGCGCGCCGATCGTCTCGTCGAGGGCGAAGGCGTCGGGCCAGACCCGCGCGTCGGACGACAGCGACGGCTCGCCGGTCGCCGCGTCGCAGCCCACCGACTCGACGACAATGTGCGGGTACGCGCTGAGGGCGCGCTGCGCCGACGGGAGGTCTCCGATCCAGCCGAGGCGCAGGGTCACGGTCGGCTCCGGCGCCGGGTACGACCGCCGGCTGGCCAGCCGGATCGCCTCGACGAGGGCGTCTGGGGTCGCTGGCCGCCTCGGCGCCACCTCGTCGGCGCCAGCCAGCAGAGCTTCCGCCCGCGCATCGCCCGACGCCTGGCGGACGAGCGCGACAATGGTGACTCCGCTCTTCGCTCGCAGTTCCGAGATGGCGCTCAGCGGCTCTGGCGTCCCGCCCGCGTCGACCACGATCGCATCGACCGGCCCGCCTCCCTCGAGGCGCGCCGCGACGTCGCGTGCGCTCGCGCAGGGCTCGAGCACGATGCCCGTGGCCGACTTGTCGATCTCCCGCTGCGCGACGTCGACGTCGCTCAGGTGGGAGGTGAGGTACAGGACGCGCATGGCGAGCGGTGGCCGAGTCTACCAGTCGTTGGCGAGCAGCAGGTGGCGAAGCTCGTCGCCGGTGCTCTCGACGACGGCAGTCACCACCTGGGCTTCGTGCCGCGCAACGTCGTCGTGGCCGCGGGGTTCCGACGCGGTGCCGGTGTGTTCATCGGCGGCGGGCCGCGCCGCCGGGTCCTCCTGCCACAGGCTGTCGTCGCAGAGGCGGATGTCCTCCTCGAAGGCGACGGCGGTCCGGTACCGGAGCTCGACGCCGGTGAGCTGCGCGATGCTCGAGCGCACGACGCATCCCTTCAGCACCAGCGACGCATCCGCGGCCACGAACCTGATCGCGATCGGCGAGTTGGGCATCAGCCGTGTCTCGGTCTCGAGCAGGATGCCGCGCCTCGAGACGTCGATGATCCTGACTTCGGGCCCGGCGACCAGCCGCGCCCTGAGGTACGGCACCGCGGTTGCGGGCTTGCGCGGCGACCGGCGGCGGTCGGGTCCGCTTCGCACGGACGATTCGTGACGTTCCGGTGGATGTGGTCTGCTCATGGCCTGCCCCTGCCGAAGATCGGACAGCACGACGGGCGGGAGACGCCCCCGCGATGAGGAAATCGGCCCGGGCGCGGAAATGATGAGCGGTGTGCGAAGCCGCACGCCTGGCGCACACGGCGCTCGGTCGCGGCTCACGGGCGGGGTCTCCGCCTCCGGCCTGCGGGCCGGTCGGGGCGGAGCGTTCTCAGCGGAAGTAGATGGGGTTGGCGATCACCGTCACGCCGTCGGCGTCGCGCAGGTTCACGCGCACCCAGTCGCCGCGTCCGACGTCGAGCGTGAATTCGACCGATGCCTGGAAGGCGTCGGGCACCGGGCCCGAAGCGCCGTCGACCGTCCGTCCGTTGTGGATGACCTCGATCTCCTGCCGGCGGCCCCCCTCGATCTCGAGGCCGAAGACCACGCGTCGTCGCTCGGTGCCGAGCGACACGACATCACCCATGGCGGCGGCGCCGAGGGGTCCCCTCGCCTCGAAGCCGATACTGGGGCCGTCGGGCCCGCGGGTCCTGATGAACACCCGGCCCGCTCGCAGGCCGGCGAGCAACGCTGCCTCCGACAGCTCGTCGGCGAACACGACGGTGGTGGGTGTGCCGATGGCTGAACCTGGACGCGTTGCCGCCCCGTGGTCGTCGCTTCCGCCGATGCCCGTCAGACGATGCCCTTCGTTGAGCCGGGCGTGCCAGAACGGCTGGCCGGCGGCTGGTCCCGTCACGACGCGACCGTTGACGACCTCGATGGCGTCGACGAGCGCGTAGTCGGTGTGCGGAGCGTTCCACCCGCACCCGGTACACCGCTCCCCGGTCTCCCGCCCCGGATGGTTGATCGACGCCAGACCTCCGAGGCGACGGACGCTCGCGAAGAGGTCACGGGCGGTCCAGCCCGTCGGCCCGATACGGAAGTCGATGACCTCGCTCGTGCCGTAGACATTGGCGTGCCCGTAGAACGTCGTCACCTCCTGGGCCCGGAGCAGCAGGAGCCGCTCGTGGATCGCCTGGATGGCCACCATCTCGGCGTGGTGGCTCGTCGTGTTGTGGTCGGCGATGGCGACGAAGTCGAGGCCTCTCCTCGCCGCGGCGTCGGCCACCATGTGCACGGCGCACGGCCCGGTGCCGCCGCGACCATCGGCACACCCGAAGCCGTCGCTGTGCAGCGTGTGCGCGTGCAGGTCGCCCCGGTACCAACGCGGCCCCGACGCCCTGACGTCTGGCGCCACCTCGAGCGGCGGGGCTTCGGCCGCTCCTTCTGGCGTCAGCCTGACGGCGACGCGATAGGTCGAGGTCACTTCGTCCCTGATGCTCGGAATGCCGAGCAGCAGCCGCCACGTGCCCGGCTGGAGAGGGCCGGGATGATACGACGGGGTGGCCGCGGTGCGGGTCAGGAAGAAGTTGTCTTTGCTGGTACGGCTGGCACCGCGGAAGCGCTCCGGATCGAACAGCCCGAACTCGATGGCCGTCCCCTGGTCGCGCCCCGTGTAGCTCGTCGACACGTCGAGGCGCGCCGTGCCCGGCGGCACCTCGAACGTTCGTTCGAGCCACGCGAGGCGGTCGGCGGCGGTCAGCGTGCCCTCGAGGACGATCTCGCGGACACCTGGCTCGCGCGGCGACTCCGGTAGCGAGGGGCGCGTGACGCGGGCGGCGCCGAGGTGCTCGGCAAAGGCCTCGTACTGGTCGGTCGCCACGAAGTCGGCACCGGCAGCGATGGCCGCACGCCACCGCACCCTGACTGCGTCGAGCGACCCGAAGTTGTAGCCCCGCGACCAGCCGAACGTCTTCTCGGCCCCAGGCGCGTGCCCGTTCAGCGTCCAGAAGCGCACCCACAGTCCTGCCTCGTGCGCGTGTCGCACGAGGCGCCGGAGCCGCTGCTCGTCGTCCGGGGTCCAGTCGGCGGCCTTGCCCTGGCCACCCTGTTCGACCACGGCCCACGGGGCGTTCCACCAGCGGCGGTAGTTTGTGGCCCGAGGCAACGCCATCTGCGGCAGGGTGTGCCAGAACTCGGCGAGGAGCCGATCCCGATCGGCCCCGGGGGGCACTTCTGGCGCAACGCGGACGGCGCCAAACAGCCGAAGGCGCGCACCAACCGGGACCGCGTCATGGAATGCCGCCGCCTGGGCGTCGCTCTCGCCCGTCAGCACCAGGACCGGGCCGACCTCGAGCGGCGCAGGAATCGAGCCGTCGACCGTGCGGGCCGCCGTCGTCAGCCAGCTCTCGTAGTCACCGAGCAGCTGCCAGACCGCCGCGTGGTGTTCGGGCTCGTTGGTCTTGAGGTCGAGATTGAGCGTGACGAGCGGCCACGAGGCCCGGTCGTCGTCGCGCAGGGCCTGCTCGACGACAGGGCGGATGGCTTCGAAGAAGTGGTCGCGCAGCGACGGTTCGCCGTCGTCGAAGGGCTCGCCATGCGAGACGATCGATCGTGCCGGGCGCGTGGCGGTGGCCGGCCGCCACACCAGATCCTGCTCGATGGCGAGCGGCGTCCCCGTGGAGAGCGCCCGGGCGAGGCGGTCGGCCCAGCGACCGTTGTAGGGGTAGGCGTTGTGCGCGTCGAGCTGCACCCGTGCGCCCGGACCGAATCCGTCGGCGGCAGGCGGCACGCGGTCGGCCCCCAGCGTCGCGAGCGAGACCGCTGCCACGACCACGGCCGCGACGAGGGGCACTCTGAACGTGTCGGTCATGATGCGCTTGGACGAAGGCGCGGTCCCGGGCGACTGTCCCGGCCCGTCGCCTTCGTCGTTCGTGTCAGTGTAGCCGGACGTCAGAAGGCCAGCCGCACCGCAAGCTGCACGACGCGGGGATCGTAGGCGTCGTTGATCAGCCCGAAGCTCGACGATCCCCAGGTTCCGTTGGGATCACGATAGTTGGTCGTGTTCAGCACGTTGAACGCTTCGATCCGGACATCGGCGTACCGCACGCCGTCGATCGGGAACCGCTTGACCAGGCTCATGTCGACCGTGAGGTATCCGGGGCCCCACGCCGAGTTGCGCCTGGCGCTGCCGGGCGTGTTGAGCGGCTGCAGCGCGTAGGCCGCCGGGTCGAGGAACTGGAACCGGTCGTCTGCGGCGTTCGAATTCGCGTTGGGGTTGCCGACCTGATTCGGCCGCAGCGCGCCGCCGTTACGGTTCAGGAAGCTGTACGAGCGGCCGGTGGCCGGGTCGATGCCGTTGCCGGCAAGCGAGACGTTCACAGGCAGGCCGGATCGCAGGGTCCAGATGCTGGCGAGC
This portion of the Acidobacteriota bacterium genome encodes:
- a CDS encoding PAS domain-containing protein; the encoded protein is MRVLYLTSHLSDVDVAQREIDKSATGIVLEPCASARDVAARLEGGGPVDAIVVDAGGTPEPLSAISELRAKSGVTIVALVRQASGDARAEALLAGADEVAPRRPATPDALVEAIRLASRRSYPAPEPTVTLRLGWIGDLPSAQRALSAYPHIVVESVGCDAATGEPSLSSDARVWPDAFALDETIGAPQVLHAVGTLADRASGHPVFVVTGAGPAREATYRRRGATAAGPPGALDTLVRHCEQSVIRERARREIEGLRARELRLRTVVETLPHGVLRIARDGSLLAVNLSGLAIFGASRPQQVVGKNLVALAEPASRTAVATLLASVCGGEPAQATLTVTGVDGEGRRVDLRGTPFRREGLGTEVLAAVHLAPVSASPAGSLAPDTAPASMHVALDALRAEVDGALARSAEASEDVGAWRVKVEALSEELDERRAVAEAAAEAQRLADEEAARLASELAAARERWESDRAAFEQRLRDAEDQQAREAVDAARRALRLQQLEEEHRAEVEVLRAALAAATAQAEAAAALPPEAQAVQGRDLAVAEARVGQLAATLEAAQSHGRRLESALDDLRAEVDATRAREADATARVAELEAVLAGQQTDVDALRLREAEAGARVTALEATLAERQREVDAQLRAFHEAADVLAARGRELADARDHAQRLEDALEAVGHEKQRLEQAIAELRAEADAARTLETEGVSRVVELEAVLARQQGEADERARGLREEADAVRAQLEAAEREKQGLEQAMADLRAEAD
- a CDS encoding PilZ domain-containing protein; this encodes MRSGPDRRRSPRKPATAVPYLRARLVAGPEVRIIDVSRRGILLETETRLMPNSPIAIRFVAADASLVLKGCVVRSSIAQLTGVELRYRTAVAFEEDIRLCDDSLWQEDPAARPAADEHTGTASEPRGHDDVARHEAQVVTAVVESTGDELRHLLLANDW
- a CDS encoding CehA/McbA family metallohydrolase — encoded protein: MTDTFRVPLVAAVVVAAVSLATLGADRVPPAADGFGPGARVQLDAHNAYPYNGRWADRLARALSTGTPLAIEQDLVWRPATATRPARSIVSHGEPFDDGEPSLRDHFFEAIRPVVEQALRDDDRASWPLVTLNLDLKTNEPEHHAAVWQLLGDYESWLTTAARTVDGSIPAPLEVGPVLVLTGESDAQAAAFHDAVPVGARLRLFGAVRVAPEVPPGADRDRLLAEFWHTLPQMALPRATNYRRWWNAPWAVVEQGGQGKAADWTPDDEQRLRRLVRHAHEAGLWVRFWTLNGHAPGAEKTFGWSRGYNFGSLDAVRVRWRAAIAAGADFVATDQYEAFAEHLGAARVTRPSLPESPREPGVREIVLEGTLTAADRLAWLERTFEVPPGTARLDVSTSYTGRDQGTAIEFGLFDPERFRGASRTSKDNFFLTRTAATPSYHPGPLQPGTWRLLLGIPSIRDEVTSTYRVAVRLTPEGAAEAPPLEVAPDVRASGPRWYRGDLHAHTLHSDGFGCADGRGGTGPCAVHMVADAAARRGLDFVAIADHNTTSHHAEMVAIQAIHERLLLLRAQEVTTFYGHANVYGTSEVIDFRIGPTGWTARDLFASVRRLGGLASINHPGRETGERCTGCGWNAPHTDYALVDAIEVVNGRVVTGPAAGQPFWHARLNEGHRLTGIGGSDDHGAATRPGSAIGTPTTVVFADELSEAALLAGLRAGRVFIRTRGPDGPSIGFEARGPLGAAAMGDVVSLGTERRRVVFGLEIEGGRRQEIEVIHNGRTVDGASGPVPDAFQASVEFTLDVGRGDWVRVNLRDADGVTVIANPIYFR